ACGCGTACAGGAAGCGCCGCACCCCGGCGTCGCGGGCCAGCCGGGCCAGCCGCACGGACGCGTGGTGGTTGATGTCGTACGTCAGCTCCGGCGCCAGGGAGCCCAGCGGGTCGTTGGAGAGCGCGGCCAGGTGGATCACGGCGTCCACCCCGCTCACGTGCTCCGCCGTGACGTCACGCAGGTCGACCCGGTGCCCGGGCGGGTCCTCGGGCGACGGGCCCAGCAGGCAGTCGGCGAACAGGCCGGCGTCGAGACCGACGACCTCGTGCCCGGCGGCCGTGAGGACGGGCGCCATCACGGTGCCCAGATAGCCCTGGTGTCCGGTCAGCAGTACGCGCAAGGTTGTTCAACCCCCCAGGTTGAGAGTGAGTTTGGTGACGGCGAACGCCTCGGCGTAGCGCGCGTGGCATTCGATGCCGCGGATTCGGGCGAGACCGAGGAAGGCCTCACGGTCGTACCAGGGCCGGTGGCGCTGCGAGGGGTAGTGCTCCTGGAGCAGCCTCACCTTCCGCTCCGCGATCTCCGGCGTCAGCGGCTGGTAGGCCACCGGACGCCCGAGATCGCCGTCCCACTTCGCGATCTCGTAGCGGAGCACGAGGTGGTCGCGGAACGCCGTGGTCATCAGCTCCGCCAGGCCGCGGTGGTCCTGGTGCGCGTCGTCGGTACGCGGCGCCAGCACGAGATCCGGTTCGGTCCGCTCGCGCAGCTCCTCGACCGCGGCCTTGGCCTCCTCCCAGTGCGCGGGCATCCGGCCGTCCGGCAGCTTGAGCACGGTCAGCCGCAGATCGGCGCCCGGGCAGAAGGCGTCGAGCGCGGCCAGTTCCTCCTGCTCCCGCTCACCGCCACCGCCGGACAGCACCAGCGCGTCGACGCGGACACCCGGCCGCGCGAGGCACAGCGTGAGCAGGGTGCCGCCGGCACCGATGGCGATGTCGTCGCAGTGCGCGCCCACCGCCACGATCCGGTCCAGGGGGCCCGCCCCGAACCCGATCACGCGCGCGCTCCGACGCCGGCCCGCTCCCACACGGCCCACGGACGGTCGCCCTGGGCGTAGGCGGCGTCGAGGGCGGCCCGCTCCTTCACCGTGTCGGTGGGCTTCCAGAAACCGCGGTGCTGATGCGCCACCAGCCGTCCCCGCTTGGCCAGTTGGGCGCATCCGTCGGCGACCAGGTCGCCGTTCTCCGGGATGTGGTCGAAGACTTCCTGACGGAGCACGAAGTAGCCGCCGTTCTCCCACAGCGGCAGTTCGCCGACCGCGGTGATGCCGCCCACCAGGCCGTCCTCGCCCAGCTCCACGCAGTGGAACGACGACTGCGGCGGGACGACCATCATCGACGCCCCGGCATCGCGCGCGGCGAACCGGTCGATCATCTCCGGCAGCGGGGCGTCGGTGAGCACGTCGGCGTAGTTGGCGAGGAACATCTCGTCACCGTCCAGGTGGTGGCGCACCCGGCGCAGGCGTTCCCCGATCGGCGACTCGATGCCGGTCTGCGCGAACGTGATCGTCCAGTCGGATATGTCCGTGGACAGCAGCTCGGTGCGCCCGCCGCGCAGGACGAAGTCGTTGGACGTCGTCTCCTCGTAGTTGAGGAAGAAGTCCTTGATGTGGTGCGCGCCGTACCCGAGGCAC
The Streptomyces sp. NBC_01723 genome window above contains:
- a CDS encoding PIG-L deacetylase family protein, whose translation is MIGFGAGPLDRIVAVGAHCDDIAIGAGGTLLTLCLARPGVRVDALVLSGGGGEREQEELAALDAFCPGADLRLTVLKLPDGRMPAHWEEAKAAVEELRERTEPDLVLAPRTDDAHQDHRGLAELMTTAFRDHLVLRYEIAKWDGDLGRPVAYQPLTPEIAERKVRLLQEHYPSQRHRPWYDREAFLGLARIRGIECHARYAEAFAVTKLTLNLGG
- a CDS encoding sugar phosphate nucleotidyltransferase; translation: MKVVLFCGGYGMRMRSGTSDDVPKPMAMVGPRPLIWHVMRYYAHFGHTEFILCLGYGAHHIKDFFLNYEETTSNDFVLRGGRTELLSTDISDWTITFAQTGIESPIGERLRRVRHHLDGDEMFLANYADVLTDAPLPEMIDRFAARDAGASMMVVPPQSSFHCVELGEDGLVGGITAVGELPLWENGGYFVLRQEVFDHIPENGDLVADGCAQLAKRGRLVAHQHRGFWKPTDTVKERAALDAAYAQGDRPWAVWERAGVGARA